The DNA segment AAGCGCAGCGTGGTGGGCTACGTAGCAGGCCAGCCGTTCCCGCTAATCGACGCGAATGACCCGGACGTCGCCGAGAAGATCGTGTGGGACAATGTGTTCCGTCCAATCACCACTGATGACTATGACTTGCGCTACTACGATTGCGATTCTTCGTACGAGAAGAACGGCCCGCAAACCACGCAGACGGAGTATATCCAAATCGGTCACTACGCCGGCTATGATCTGGTCGGCCGCACCGAAGTGGAGCCGTTGCCGACCGATCCGGATTTTAAGGTTACCGGCCGCTACTGGCTGTTCGGCCTCTATCCGATTCTCGCGCCTCAGGACGCCCGCGGCACGGGCCTTATCCGTTGGCGCTACGCGGATCCAAAGCGCGGGGACGACATTTGGGACCTGAATCCGGGGAGCCGCCGTGTGCGCCGGCTCGATGAGTCGATTATGTCCAGCGCCACCGGCCCGCAAAGCTTCGACCCGGATCACTATTCCGGCTTCAATCCCAAGACCGAGCAATACCTGTACAAGTTCGTTGGCGAAAAGAACATGCTCGCGACAATCCACGCGGAACATTCGCCTGAAGCGCGATGCTCTACGGACGGCGGCACCAGCGCATGCCCCGAGGCCTGGGAAATGCGGCACATGTACATTGTCGAAGCAGCGCCAGATCGTTCAAGAGTTAACGCGCTTCAGTCGCGCACCGTGATCTATATGGACAGCGAAATGTGGTTTGAGCCATACATCGACACCTATGACCAGTCCGGCCGCCTGTTTCGCAGCGGTATCTACTGGCTAGCGACCCGCGATCGTCCCGTGCCCGACGCGAGGGTAGCCATCTATCCGTTCAAGCGCTCTTTCGTCGTCGGCGCGGTTTCGACTGACGTTCAGAGCGGCTTTGCGACGATGTGCTACTTGCCGGGAAGAGAAACCGCCGAAAAGGAGTGCTGGTACATCAACATGGGCGCGGTCGACAAGTCATTCTTCACGACCGACGCGATGGTGCGCGCGGCGAGTTTCTAAGTCGCCGCATACCTCGGGCGCGGCGCGGCTCCAACCGGGGCCGCGTCGCAAAACCGGGTAGGCCCTGCGAGTGAATTCGGGGTTCTTGAGAGCGGCCACTATATTCGCCCGCGATCAAGAGCTTTGCCAGTAAGTACCCCTTGGGGAGTTGAGCAGATGGTAATTAGCTTTGAGGGCGGTAGCTGGAAACTCTGCACGGCGGTGGCCGTCCTGCTCGTGATAACGCTCTGGGCGCCGACCAGAGGGCAGGCCTTCGTACTTAGCCTCTCCGGACCTCTGGGTAACGGTGGCGGCGCCGTCACCGATCAAG comes from the Candidatus Binataceae bacterium genome and includes:
- a CDS encoding DUF1329 domain-containing protein; this encodes MEILTLVHRRLAGFIIGFAWLAWLSATPAAAQLKPGDFITPENAPKVRELVSPGVYYKVQRGMTMKIVPTQRVDWPPPYKDATEKYSAQVRLSKDKRSVVGYVAGQPFPLIDANDPDVAEKIVWDNVFRPITTDDYDLRYYDCDSSYEKNGPQTTQTEYIQIGHYAGYDLVGRTEVEPLPTDPDFKVTGRYWLFGLYPILAPQDARGTGLIRWRYADPKRGDDIWDLNPGSRRVRRLDESIMSSATGPQSFDPDHYSGFNPKTEQYLYKFVGEKNMLATIHAEHSPEARCSTDGGTSACPEAWEMRHMYIVEAAPDRSRVNALQSRTVIYMDSEMWFEPYIDTYDQSGRLFRSGIYWLATRDRPVPDARVAIYPFKRSFVVGAVSTDVQSGFATMCYLPGRETAEKECWYINMGAVDKSFFTTDAMVRAASF